The genome window TTTTCGACTATTGTACCGCTTGGAGCGGGGCAGGCGCAAGGGGGGCGGTTTAGCTGGTCCAGTCTTGAAGCAACTTGAGCAGCTCGTCAAAGTTGAATCTCCCGTCTTCAAGCAGTTGAATCATGAGGCCGTGGGCTTCGCGACTCCGCACGCGAATGGCCGTCCCGTTCATGCGCAAGAACACGTCGGTGGTGGCGAGGGCGACACGCTTGTTTCCGTCAACAAACGGATGGTACTGCCAGAGGCTTTCCCACAGCGCAGCTGCTTCTTCGAGGAGGCCAGGGTAGTAGCCCGATTGCGGGCGCGCCAAGGCCGCTTGGATCAGTCCCTTGTCACGGATGCCCGTCGAGCCACCCTGCCGCTCAATGAGGAAGTCGTGCAACGCCAACACCTCGTCGAGGGTTGGGTACAGAAACCTCATTGAGCCAGCAGTTTGTAGAGCTCTTCGTTATCGCGGTAGCTGTCCTCAAAGTGTCGCAGCACAAATGGACGAACGCCCACGCCGCTCTCTTTGACAAGGTAGTCGGCAAGGGCCTCTTCAACCACCATCTGGAGTTGCTTGCCCTCGGAGGCGGCGTACTCGCGCGTCCTGGCGAGGAGCTCTTCGCTGACCTGCGTCGCAAATTTTTGTCGCTTTATCTTCCCCATGAATCCTTCGACGCTCACTGCCCAATAAATGTTTCATGAAACATCATGATATTTCTTGATGGTTCCACATTTTAGGTGCTTCCGCGAACTTTGACGACCAATTCCGTGGACAGCAGGAACGCCACCGCTGCCACCGTGAAGGCGATGGTGTAGCCTTGGCCCTTTCCCAGAGAGCGGTTAAGCGCCTCGATTCCGAAGCCGAGCCCGCCGCTGATGATCTGCGGCGCGACGCTGGCCATGCTCCACACGCCCATCTGTGCGCCGGCCTGATTGGGATCGGGCAACACGTCGCTGACGAGGGCCCAGTCCGCGCTAAGGTACATGCCGTAGCCAATGCCAAACACCGCCGCCGCGCCAAGCAGCACCGCCTGCTGGTGCACGAAAATAAACAGCACGATGGCGACCAGCATGATGTAACCGGACATGCGGACCGTGCGCTTGCGTCCCTTCATGCGGGAGGATACGAGCGCCCCCACGATGCCGGTGACGGCGATGATGAGCGCGATCATCTGCGTGAGTTGGCCCGCGGCCTTCGCCGCGTCTGGCCCCGGATTCACCACCACGTCTTGCAGAAAGTATTGGATGTACGTGACGATGATGTAAAACCCAAACGCATTGAGGAACCGCGTAAACCACACCCAAAAGAAGTCGCGGTCGCGCCACGGCTCGCGCCACGCCGCAAAGAACCCGACTTTGGTCTCGCTGGCCGCGGGAGCCAACGAAACCGCGCCGGCAACCGTGCGCTGCACGATGATGGCGGCGAGAATGTGGATTACG of Chthonomonas sp. contains these proteins:
- a CDS encoding type II toxin-antitoxin system death-on-curing family toxin: MRFLYPTLDEVLALHDFLIERQGGSTGIRDKGLIQAALARPQSGYYPGLLEEAAALWESLWQYHPFVDGNKRVALATTDVFLRMNGTAIRVRSREAHGLMIQLLEDGRFNFDELLKLLQDWTS
- a CDS encoding MFS transporter — protein: MSAFTNRWSWYYGLSAYWFATSAKWFILLLVVLPGQVRDLVPGGEKGSTWGTVVMIGACWGVFGPSLFGFLTDRLEAKVGARSRMIGIAAAATCIALIMLYGARSVPMIIIGYLLLQVADDLGQGPYQAMIPDLVPAEHRGQASAAYGVMTSAAQVAIALYAQAVGKPELIYIGLGVIHILAAIIVQRTVAGAVSLAPAASETKVGFFAAWREPWRDRDFFWVWFTRFLNAFGFYIIVTYIQYFLQDVVVNPGPDAAKAAGQLTQMIALIIAVTGIVGALVSSRMKGRKRTVRMSGYIMLVAIVLFIFVHQQAVLLGAAAVFGIGYGMYLSADWALVSDVLPDPNQAGAQMGVWSMASVAPQIISGGLGFGIEALNRSLGKGQGYTIAFTVAAVAFLLSTELVVKVRGST